A portion of the Citrobacter rodentium NBRC 105723 = DSM 16636 genome contains these proteins:
- the baeR gene encoding two-component system response regulator BaeR: protein MTELPIDENTPRILIVEDEPKLGQLLIDYLRAASYAPTLIDHGDRVLPWVRQTPPDLILLDLMLPGTDGLTLCREIRRFSEVPIVMVTAKIEEIDRLLGLEIGADDYICKPYSPREVVARVKTILRRCKPQRELQQMDAESPLIVDEGRFQASWRGKMLDLTPAEFRLLKTLSHEPGKVFSREQLLNHLYDDYRVVTDRTIDSHIKNLRRKLEALDEEQSFIRAVYGVGYRWEADACRMA from the coding sequence ATGACTGAGTTACCCATTGATGAAAACACGCCGCGTATTTTAATCGTGGAAGATGAACCCAAGCTGGGGCAGTTACTTATCGACTATCTGCGCGCCGCAAGCTACGCCCCGACGCTGATTGACCACGGCGATCGGGTGCTGCCCTGGGTCCGCCAGACGCCGCCGGACCTGATCCTGCTCGACCTGATGCTGCCGGGCACCGATGGCCTGACCCTGTGCCGCGAAATTCGCCGTTTCTCCGAAGTGCCGATTGTGATGGTCACCGCAAAAATCGAAGAGATCGACCGTCTGCTGGGGCTGGAGATCGGCGCGGATGATTATATCTGCAAGCCGTACAGCCCGCGTGAAGTGGTCGCCCGCGTGAAGACTATCCTGCGCCGCTGTAAGCCGCAGCGCGAGCTACAACAGATGGACGCCGAAAGCCCGCTTATCGTGGACGAAGGCCGTTTTCAGGCCTCCTGGCGCGGTAAAATGCTTGACCTGACTCCCGCCGAATTCCGCCTGTTAAAAACCCTCTCCCACGAGCCGGGAAAGGTATTTTCCCGCGAACAATTGCTTAATCATCTGTACGACGATTACCGGGTGGTGACCGATCGCACTATCGACAGCCATATCAAAAACCTGCGCCGCAAACTGGAAGCGCTGGATGAAGAACAGTCATTTATCCGCGCGGTATACGGCGTGGGCTACCGCTGGGAAGCGGACGCCTGCAGAATGGCTTAA
- the baeS gene encoding two-component system sensor histidine kinase BaeS translates to MKLWRPGITGKLFLAIFATCIVLLISMHWAVRISFERGFIDYIKHGNEQRLTMLGDALGEQYALHGNWLFLRNNDRFVFQILRSFEHDKDDDRPGPGMPPHGWRTQFWVVDQHEKVLVGPRGPVPHDGSRRPIRVNGVEVGAVIASPVERLTRNTDINFDRQQRRTSWLIVALATLLAALATFPLARGLLAPVKRLVEGTHKLAAGDFTTRVTATSADELGKLAQDFNQLASTLEKNQQMRRDFMADISHELRTPLAVLRGELEAIQDGVRQFTPESVASLQAEVATLTKLVDDLHQLSMSDEGALAYQKTSVDLIPLLEVAGGAFRERFASRGLTLQLSLPDSIRLFGDGDRLMQLFNNLLENSLRYTDSGGGLHISAEQRDKRVLLTFADSAPGVSDEQLQKLFERFYRTEGSRNRASGGSGLGLAICVNIVEAHNGRIHAAHSPFGGVSITVEFPLERDIQRDV, encoded by the coding sequence ATGAAACTGTGGCGGCCCGGCATTACCGGCAAGCTGTTTCTGGCGATTTTCGCGACCTGCATCGTGCTGCTGATCAGTATGCATTGGGCGGTGCGCATCAGCTTTGAGCGTGGGTTTATCGACTATATCAAGCACGGCAACGAACAGCGGCTGACCATGCTCGGCGATGCGCTGGGCGAGCAGTACGCCCTGCACGGCAACTGGCTTTTTTTGCGCAATAACGACCGCTTCGTATTTCAGATCCTCCGCTCGTTCGAGCATGACAAAGATGACGACAGGCCCGGCCCCGGTATGCCGCCGCACGGCTGGCGCACCCAGTTCTGGGTCGTCGATCAGCATGAGAAGGTGCTGGTCGGGCCGCGCGGCCCGGTGCCGCACGACGGCTCGCGGCGGCCCATTCGGGTCAACGGCGTTGAGGTCGGCGCGGTGATCGCCTCCCCGGTCGAGCGTCTGACGCGCAATACCGATATTAACTTCGACAGGCAGCAGCGACGAACCAGCTGGCTTATCGTCGCGCTCGCCACCCTGCTTGCGGCGCTGGCGACCTTCCCGCTGGCGCGGGGGCTGCTGGCGCCGGTGAAACGTCTGGTGGAGGGTACACATAAGCTGGCGGCGGGCGATTTCACTACCCGGGTGACCGCCACCAGCGCCGATGAGCTGGGTAAACTGGCGCAGGACTTCAACCAGCTCGCCAGTACGCTGGAGAAGAACCAGCAGATGCGCCGCGACTTTATGGCCGATATCTCCCATGAGCTGCGCACGCCACTGGCGGTATTACGCGGCGAGCTGGAGGCCATTCAGGACGGCGTGCGTCAGTTCACGCCGGAGTCGGTTGCCTCCTTACAGGCTGAAGTGGCGACCCTGACCAAGCTGGTGGACGATCTGCATCAGCTTTCCATGTCCGACGAAGGCGCGCTGGCCTATCAAAAAACCTCCGTGGACTTAATCCCGCTGCTGGAAGTGGCGGGCGGCGCTTTTCGCGAGCGCTTCGCCAGCCGCGGCCTGACTTTGCAACTTTCCCTGCCGGACAGCATTCGCCTGTTTGGCGATGGCGACCGCCTGATGCAGCTATTCAATAACCTGCTGGAAAACAGCCTGCGCTACACCGACAGCGGCGGCGGGTTGCACATCAGCGCCGAACAGCGCGACAAACGGGTGCTGCTGACCTTTGCCGATTCCGCGCCGGGCGTCAGCGACGAGCAGCTGCAAAAATTATTCGAACGCTTTTACCGTACCGAAGGCTCCCGCAACCGCGCCAGCGGCGGTTCCGGACTGGGGCTGGCGATTTGCGTCAATATCGTTGAGGCGCATAATGGCCGCATCCACGCTGCCCATTCGCCTTTTGGCGGGGTAAGCATTACAGTAGAGTTTCCGCTGGAACGCGATATACAGAGAGATGTATGA
- a CDS encoding MFS transporter produces MTELSNSTRWQLWIVAFGFFMQSLDTTIVNTALPSMAKSLGESPLHMHMVIVSYVLTVAVMLPASGWLADRVGVRNIFFTAIVLFTLGSLFCAWSGTLNELVMARVLQGVGGAMMVPVGRLTVMKIVPREQYMAAMTFVTLPGQVGPLLGPALGGILVEYASWHWIFLINLPVGIVGAIATLMLMPNYTMQTRRFDLSGFLLLAAGMALLTIALDGSKGMGLSHIALGALVACGIAAILLYLNHARNNPRALFSLNLFHTRTFSLGLLGSFAGRVGSGMLPFMTPVFLQIGLGFSPFHAGLMMIPMVLGSMGMKRIVVQVVNRFGYRRVLVSTTLGLALVTLLFMSTALLGWYYLLPFVLLLQGMINSTRFSSMNTLTLKDLPDDLASSGNSLLSMIMQLSMSIGVTVAGLLLGMFGQQHIATDSGATHTVFMYTWLCMALIIALPALIFARVPADTHKNVVIARRKRRTR; encoded by the coding sequence ATGACTGAACTCTCTAACAGCACCCGCTGGCAACTGTGGATTGTGGCATTCGGCTTTTTTATGCAGTCGCTGGATACCACGATTGTGAATACCGCGCTTCCCTCCATGGCGAAAAGCCTCGGGGAAAGCCCGCTGCATATGCATATGGTGATTGTGTCGTATGTGCTGACCGTGGCGGTGATGCTGCCCGCCAGCGGCTGGCTGGCGGACCGGGTCGGCGTGCGCAATATCTTTTTTACCGCCATTGTGCTATTCACCCTCGGTTCGCTGTTTTGCGCCTGGTCCGGCACGCTGAATGAGCTGGTGATGGCGCGCGTGCTACAGGGCGTCGGCGGCGCGATGATGGTGCCGGTCGGCAGGTTGACGGTCATGAAGATTGTTCCGCGCGAGCAGTATATGGCGGCGATGACCTTTGTGACGCTGCCCGGTCAGGTCGGTCCGCTGCTCGGCCCGGCGCTGGGCGGCATCCTTGTGGAGTATGCTTCCTGGCACTGGATATTCCTGATTAACCTGCCGGTGGGCATCGTCGGCGCAATCGCCACCCTGATGCTGATGCCCAACTACACCATGCAGACCCGGCGTTTCGATCTCTCCGGATTTCTGCTGCTGGCCGCCGGTATGGCGCTGCTGACCATCGCGCTGGACGGCAGTAAAGGCATGGGCTTGTCGCACATCGCCCTCGGCGCGCTGGTCGCCTGCGGCATCGCGGCGATTCTGCTGTATCTCAACCATGCAAGAAACAATCCCCGCGCCCTGTTCAGCCTGAATCTGTTTCACACCCGCACCTTCTCGCTGGGGCTGCTGGGCAGTTTCGCCGGGCGCGTCGGCAGCGGTATGCTGCCCTTTATGACCCCGGTCTTTTTGCAGATTGGCCTCGGTTTCTCGCCCTTTCACGCCGGGCTGATGATGATCCCGATGGTGCTCGGCAGCATGGGGATGAAACGCATCGTGGTGCAGGTGGTCAACCGTTTCGGCTATCGCCGGGTGCTGGTCAGCACCACCCTCGGCCTGGCGCTGGTGACGCTGCTGTTTATGTCCACCGCCCTGCTTGGCTGGTATTACCTGCTGCCTTTTGTCCTGCTGTTGCAGGGAATGATTAACTCAACGCGCTTTTCGTCAATGAACACGCTGACGCTGAAAGATCTGCCTGACGATCTCGCCAGCAGCGGCAACAGCCTGCTGTCGATGATTATGCAGCTTTCCATGAGTATCGGCGTCACCGTCGCCGGTCTGCTGTTAGGGATGTTCGGCCAGCAGCATATCGCGACCGACAGCGGCGCCACGCATACCGTCTTTATGTATACCTGGCTGTGCATGGCCCTTATTATCGCGCTGCCGGCGCTTATCTTCGCCCGCGTTCCTGCCGATACGCACAAAAATGTCGTCATTGCGCGACGCAAAAGGAGAACCCGATGA